One segment of Gopherus flavomarginatus isolate rGopFla2 chromosome 8, rGopFla2.mat.asm, whole genome shotgun sequence DNA contains the following:
- the BRS3 gene encoding bombesin receptor subtype-3: protein MSLAHWHSANQTSHTSVNITEQLRSITDNGIADQGWTEDSFPGLEILCTIYVTYAVIISVGLLGNAILIKVFFKIKSMQTVPNIFITSLAFGDLLLLLTCVPVDATRYIVDTWLFGRIGCKLLSFIQLTSVGVSVFTLTVLSADRYRAIVKPLELQTSDAVLKTCCKAGCVWIVSMILAIPEAVFSDLYSFSNPEKNVSFEACAPYPVSEKILQEAHSLVCFLVFYIIPLIVISVYYFLIAKTLYKSTFNMPAEEHGHARKQIESRKRVAKTVLVLVGLFALCWLPNHILYLYRSFTYHSSVDASAFHLIVTIFSRALAFSNSCVNPFALYWLSKSFRQHFKKQILCCKVRLPTRPPSNTPTRALSATGSTNGSEISVTLLTDYSITKEEESV, encoded by the exons ATGTCTCTGGCACACTGGCATTCAGCTAATCAGACTTCACACACATCGGTCAATATTACAGAACAACTGAGATCTATCACTGACAACGGTATTGCAGATCAAGGATGGACTGAAGACTCCTTTCCAGGATTAGAAATACTGTGCACAATTTATGTTACATATGCTGTAATCATTTCAGTGGGTCTCCTCGGAAATGCTATACTCATCAAAGTCTTTTTCAAGATTAAATCAATGCAGACGGTTCCAAACATTTTCATAACCAGCTTGGCTTTTGGAGACCTGCTTCTTTTGTTAACCTGTGTGCCAGTAGATGCAACACGCTACATTGTAGATACCTGGCTCTTTGGAAGAATTGGCTgcaagctgttatcttttatcCAGCTAACGTCAGTTGGAGTATCAGTGTTCACTTTAACTGTTCTCAGTGCGGACAG GTACAGAGCTATTGTTAAGCCCTTGGAACTGCAAACATCAGATGCAGTTCTGAAGACCTGCTGTAAAGCTGGCTGTGTTTGGATTGTCTCCATGATATTAGCAATCCCAGAAGCTGTATTTTCGGATTTATATTCATTCAGCAATCctgaaaaaaatgtatcttttgaAGCATGTGCCCCTTATCCTGTATCTGAGAAGATTCTGCAAGAAGCTCATTCTCTGGTTTGCTTTTTGGTGTTCTATATTATACCGCTAATTGTCATTTCTGTCTATTATTTTCTTATTGCCAAAACATTGtacaaaagcacattcaacatgCCAGCTGAAGAACATGGCCATGCCCGTAAACAG ATTGAATCCCGCAAGAGAGTGGCAAAAACAGTGCTGGTGCTAGTTGGTTTgtttgccctctgctggctgcctAACCACATTCTCTATTTGTATCGATCTTTCACCTACCACTCTTCCGTAGATGCCTCTGCCTTTCATCTTATAGTCACTATTTTCTCCCGGGCTCTGGCCTTCAGCAATTCCTGTGTCAATCCCTTTGCTCTTTATTGGCTGAGTAAAAGTTTccgccaacattttaaaaagcaaatcttGTGTTGCAAGGTGAGGCTGCCCACACGGCCTCCCAGCAACACACCTACCAGAGCTTTGTCAGCCACAGGCAGCACAAATGGCTCAGAAATCAGTGTTACTTTGCTAACAGATTATAGTATCACAAAAGAAGAGGAGAGTGTTTAG